From a region of the Cognatiyoonia koreensis genome:
- the ctrA gene encoding response regulator transcription factor CtrA yields the protein MRILLVEDDPTTAKSIEMMLSHANLNVYATDMGEEGIDLAKLYDYDLILLDINLPDINGHEVLRQLRLSRIETPILILSGEDDTENKLKSFGFGADDYLTKPFHREELVARIHAIIRRSKGHAQSTIKTGDINVNLDAKTVDVDGKTVHLTGKEYQMLELLSLRKGTTLTKEMFLNHLYGGMDEPELKIIDVFICKLRKKLAEATNGASYIETVWGRGYVLRDPDPVSEKTRLAVGA from the coding sequence ATGCGCATTCTACTTGTCGAAGACGATCCTACCACAGCCAAAAGCATCGAAATGATGCTAAGCCACGCAAACCTGAATGTGTATGCGACTGACATGGGAGAGGAGGGGATCGATCTCGCCAAACTCTATGACTACGATCTCATTCTTCTCGACATAAATTTGCCTGATATCAACGGGCACGAGGTTTTACGCCAGCTTCGCCTGTCACGTATCGAAACACCGATCCTGATCTTGTCTGGCGAAGATGACACAGAAAACAAGCTGAAAAGCTTTGGCTTCGGTGCCGATGACTATCTGACCAAACCATTCCACCGTGAAGAATTGGTCGCACGGATTCACGCAATTATCCGCAGATCAAAGGGGCATGCCCAATCAACTATCAAAACAGGTGACATAAACGTCAATCTTGACGCGAAAACCGTCGATGTGGACGGCAAAACTGTACATCTGACAGGCAAGGAATACCAGATGCTGGAACTGCTATCCTTACGCAAAGGAACTACGCTCACGAAAGAGATGTTCCTTAATCACCTCTATGGTGGCATGGATGAACCAGAGCTGAAGATCATTGACGTGTTCATCTGCAAGTTGCGTAAGAAACTTGCAGAAGCAACGAATGGTGCATCCTACATCGAAACGGTTTGGGGCAGAGGCTACGTTTTACGCGACCCAGACCCAGTTTCGGAAAAGACCAGACTGGCCGTCGGTGCCTGA
- a CDS encoding DUF1153 domain-containing protein, with product MYLRKIEGPRSVTLPDGSVMTRADLPPANIKRWVASRKAAVITAVHAGLLTRKAALEMYALSEEEFTEWEGAVREHGVDALKTTSLQRYRQP from the coding sequence ATGTATTTACGCAAGATCGAAGGGCCCCGATCAGTCACGCTACCCGATGGTAGCGTCATGACACGGGCAGATTTGCCCCCTGCAAATATCAAGAGATGGGTCGCATCGCGCAAGGCAGCCGTGATTACGGCAGTGCATGCTGGCCTGCTGACCCGCAAAGCCGCACTCGAAATGTACGCCTTGTCAGAAGAAGAATTTACCGAGTGGGAAGGCGCAGTTCGTGAACACGGAGTCGATGCACTAAAGACAACGTCGCTACAAAGGTATAGACAACCATAG
- the mnmA gene encoding tRNA 2-thiouridine(34) synthase MnmA, with translation MPLDPSLNSLGFAKPPADTRVVVAMSGGVDSSVVAAMLAEEGYDVVGVTLQLYDHGAALAKKGACCAGRDIHDARRVAEEMGFPHYVLDYENTFREAVMDEFADSYLGGATPVPCIRCNERVKFKDLLETAKDLDADCMATGHYIQRMMGGDRAELHCAADPAKDQSYFLFSTTQDQLEYLRFPLGHHASKDETRALAVKYGLPVADKPDSQDICFVPNGDYAAVIQKLRPGAAVPGEIVDIDGNVLGQHKGVIHYTIGQRRGLGIGGLADPLYVVKLDVEAKQVVVGPKAMLATRRVPLQEINWIGGGRFLDKVEHQVAVKVRSTRPPVDAVLRPLSETEAEVELLVAEEGVSPGQACVFYDPDGSRVLGGGWIWRGH, from the coding sequence ATGCCGCTGGATCCCTCGCTCAATTCTCTTGGTTTCGCCAAGCCACCTGCTGACACACGTGTAGTCGTTGCGATGTCGGGCGGTGTGGATAGTTCAGTCGTTGCCGCGATGCTGGCCGAAGAAGGCTACGACGTCGTCGGGGTCACGCTTCAGCTTTACGACCATGGTGCGGCGTTAGCAAAAAAAGGAGCTTGTTGTGCTGGACGTGATATCCATGACGCGCGTCGGGTTGCAGAAGAAATGGGTTTTCCGCACTACGTTCTTGACTACGAGAATACGTTTCGCGAAGCAGTCATGGACGAGTTTGCTGACAGTTACCTTGGTGGTGCAACACCTGTCCCTTGCATCAGGTGCAACGAGCGTGTGAAGTTCAAGGACCTGCTGGAAACCGCAAAGGATCTGGATGCAGATTGCATGGCGACCGGTCACTATATTCAGCGTATGATGGGCGGTGATAGGGCCGAACTGCACTGTGCAGCAGACCCGGCCAAGGACCAAAGTTATTTCCTGTTCTCAACCACTCAAGATCAACTCGAATATTTGCGCTTTCCTTTGGGACATCACGCGTCAAAAGATGAAACACGTGCACTTGCAGTGAAATACGGACTACCCGTTGCCGACAAGCCAGACAGTCAGGATATCTGTTTTGTCCCCAACGGTGATTATGCAGCCGTCATCCAAAAGCTGCGGCCTGGCGCTGCTGTTCCAGGGGAGATCGTCGATATCGACGGTAATGTGTTGGGTCAGCACAAAGGAGTCATCCATTACACGATCGGCCAACGCCGAGGGCTTGGTATCGGTGGTTTGGCCGACCCACTTTATGTTGTGAAGCTGGATGTCGAAGCCAAGCAGGTTGTCGTTGGCCCGAAGGCGATGCTGGCAACGCGCCGGGTGCCACTTCAGGAAATTAACTGGATAGGTGGTGGTCGCTTCTTGGATAAGGTCGAGCATCAAGTCGCAGTCAAAGTGCGTTCGACCCGTCCGCCTGTCGATGCGGTCTTGCGTCCACTCAGTGAAACCGAGGCTGAGGTTGAGCTATTGGTGGCAGAAGAAGGCGTTTCTCCGGGACAGGCTTGTGTCTTTTATGATCCTGACGGAAGTCGCGTCTTGGGTGGTGGTTGGATCTGGCGTGGACATTGA
- a CDS encoding YHS domain-containing (seleno)protein yields MSMSRRAAIAGLILVPAVAIGVYIWPASADEGSVYSHDGIAVDGTDVVAYFTEGQPVAGLPAHTHDWMGATWQFSSAENRDTFAADPETYAPQYGGFCAYAVANGSTASTVPEAWKIVDGKLYLNFSTGIQRRWEEDIPGYIDSADANWPDVLN; encoded by the coding sequence ATGTCTATGTCACGCCGGGCGGCCATCGCTGGTCTTATCCTTGTCCCTGCAGTTGCAATTGGCGTCTATATCTGGCCCGCCTCCGCTGACGAGGGATCGGTCTACAGTCATGATGGAATCGCAGTGGATGGTACGGACGTTGTTGCCTATTTCACCGAAGGTCAGCCAGTTGCGGGACTACCGGCGCACACACATGATTGGATGGGCGCTACATGGCAATTCTCTTCGGCAGAAAATCGCGATACCTTTGCGGCAGACCCCGAGACTTATGCACCGCAATATGGCGGCTTCTGTGCTTACGCTGTGGCAAATGGTTCAACTGCCTCGACGGTTCCGGAGGCCTGGAAAATTGTCGACGGTAAGCTCTATTTGAACTTTTCCACTGGTATCCAGCGTCGTTGGGAGGAAGACATCCCAGGATACATCGATTCAGCGGACGCGAACTGGCCCGACGTTCTCAACTGA
- a CDS encoding lytic murein transglycosylase, which produces MRNFLFLLVVLPGLLSAQTRAEREADFETWLEIAVWPEAANAGVSRKTFDSALSRVRLNWDLPDLVPPAEQGQQRQTEFGAPSRYFEASVVGAATRIGREEAQRHAATLARIEAETGVPGRILLAIWGRESSYGRAAIPHDAFEVLATKAFAATRSSYFRSELIAALKIAESGRAPTPLRSSWAGALGQPQFMPSSYLAYARDGDGDGRADIWGSAPDTLASIAAYLENKGWQSSRDWGFEVALPASVSCTLEGPDQGRPIREWDAMGIARISGRPFPENEMNGEGYLMLPAGRLGPAFIVTPNFYVLKEYNTSDVYALFVGHVGDRIDFGVGDFIGQWRPVDTLLRSDVVALQTSLEGMGHDVGGADGLVGFKTRQSIGRWQETEGATPTCFPSKDLLIR; this is translated from the coding sequence ATGCGCAATTTCCTGTTCCTACTTGTTGTTTTGCCAGGGCTCCTTTCGGCCCAGACGCGGGCAGAACGTGAAGCGGACTTTGAGACTTGGCTTGAAATAGCGGTATGGCCCGAAGCCGCCAATGCAGGTGTTTCGCGGAAGACTTTTGATAGCGCACTTTCGCGTGTGAGACTAAATTGGGACCTGCCTGATCTGGTCCCACCGGCTGAACAAGGGCAGCAGCGTCAGACGGAATTCGGTGCGCCATCGCGCTATTTCGAGGCCAGCGTGGTTGGCGCCGCCACGCGCATCGGTCGTGAAGAGGCACAACGTCACGCAGCGACCCTCGCCCGCATTGAAGCCGAAACGGGCGTGCCGGGTCGTATCCTTCTTGCGATATGGGGGCGGGAAAGTAGCTATGGTCGGGCGGCAATCCCCCATGATGCCTTTGAAGTTCTGGCAACCAAGGCGTTTGCCGCAACGCGCTCCTCTTATTTCCGATCTGAACTGATCGCAGCGCTGAAAATTGCGGAAAGCGGTCGTGCGCCTACGCCCCTTCGAAGCAGCTGGGCGGGCGCGCTGGGCCAACCACAATTCATGCCGTCCAGCTATCTTGCCTATGCGCGGGACGGCGACGGTGATGGACGTGCGGATATTTGGGGGTCGGCTCCAGACACGCTCGCATCTATTGCGGCCTATCTTGAGAACAAGGGCTGGCAGTCAAGTCGCGACTGGGGCTTTGAGGTTGCCTTACCCGCGTCTGTCTCTTGTACGTTGGAAGGACCAGACCAGGGGAGGCCCATCCGGGAATGGGACGCGATGGGGATCGCCCGGATATCGGGACGGCCGTTTCCTGAAAATGAAATGAATGGCGAAGGTTATCTGATGCTGCCTGCCGGGCGGCTGGGGCCGGCTTTTATCGTGACGCCCAATTTCTATGTGCTGAAGGAATATAACACATCCGACGTCTATGCGTTGTTCGTGGGGCATGTGGGGGATCGAATTGACTTCGGCGTGGGCGATTTCATCGGACAATGGCGGCCGGTTGATACGCTGTTGCGCAGTGACGTTGTTGCGCTGCAAACGTCATTGGAAGGCATGGGCCACGACGTGGGTGGGGCCGACGGGCTGGTTGGTTTCAAGACACGGCAGTCGATTGGACGGTGGCAAGAGACGGAGGGTGCAACTCCGACGTGCTTTCCGAGCAAGGATCTGCTGATCCGCTAG